The Humulus lupulus chromosome 7, drHumLupu1.1, whole genome shotgun sequence region AGAGCATGATCATGCTAGCATTAAGCTTTGGTGAAATAATAGGCCCCATCACCGTACCGGGGTTCACCACAACCACATCTAATCCTTTCTCCTTGGCAAATTCCCACGCAGCTTTCTCAGCCAGGGTTTTCGACATCGGATACCACAGCTAAAACCCGCCCAAGAAATCAATCAGTAAAGCAGAATTGTTGGCATTGTAAATTTTAGgctcaagtaaaagaaaaaaccCACTTTTTTATGCTTGCAGTAGTCAAGGTCGGTCCAAGACTCCTCATTCATTACAACGTCGGAGGGCCAGTTAGGGTTAGGAACGATGGCGGAGATGGAGGAAGTGACCACCACGCGCCCCACTCCAGCCTCCTTGGCCGCGGTCAGAACGTTAATCGTTCCTTTAATCGCTGGGTCCAAGAGCTCTTTCTGCACCAGAAACTCGTCAATAAAAGGACATGTATACTTGttgaaaaaaatttgaaaagTTGAGAGTGACCAACCTCGGGTTCATGAACTTCATCGACAATGCAGGGGGAAGCGAGATGGAAGACGCCGGAGCAGCCATGGACGGCGGCGGCAATGGAGCCGTAGTCGAGgagatcaagctcgaagaggcgaaGACGGGTCTGAGCTCCCTCTAAAACTTGTAGATGCTTGGTCTCAGTTTCGTCCTCTGCCATGAAAATGATTGAGGGAGATACTTGTCAGGTGAAAATTGATTGGTAAAAGAAAAGAGTAATATTTGACGGAGATGTTAACTTAGATCTTTGACGGCGGCGTTAATGGAGTAACCACGGTCGAGGAGAAGACTGACGAGCCATGAGCCAATGCAGCCACTGGCTCCGGTGACGCAGACTAGCTCACCCTCGTTAGCCATAGTTTTCGTTTAGTTTGGCGTAGTGAAATTGGAGGAATTTGCCAAAATGACTTTATCAGATATTGATATTTGCAAATggcttttttattttaattaacttttatagttattacttttttctttttaagaTTGATGTGTTTTTATAGATGGTATATTgtttcattatttgtttggacagtgtgttttgacaaattattttttggaccttgtgttttttaaaatagttcaaataaacctCTAAACCCGATTtcgattaaattttttttaactaaaatcacaaataatttatcaaactaacaactcaaaaaaaaaaatacagttaTTCTGCCTaataactgtgttgttatattcaattttctgttcatcaaaatcaggtttaggggcctacttgaatcattttacaaaacacagggtctaaaaagtaatttgtcaaaatacagggtccaaataggtaatgaTGCAAAATACATGGTTTAAAAATGTTAAACCATTTTTTTAATCTGATGATGTAGCAAGATTTGTAAACAAAATACGCCTAATACATATGACAAAACCCTAAGCAATAGTCCATCGTCTTCCTCCCTTCTCTTTCACATacatctctctcttcttctccatTGAAGACAGTAACTTCATTCTACTGTGAAAAGTTTGTCGGCGACGAGCTCCGGCCACCCTCAACGGCGACAAGATTTTGGTtggtatttattttcttttacttaTTTCCACAATAGTTTCACTTTCACTCATTCCCTTACTCTCTTATGATCtttattttgaagaaaatataaTGGAAGCAACAATGAAGGAATCAACTACATTTTGTCAGTTGTCATCAAATGAACAAGTAAGATTATGATTATAGTTTAATGAATTAGAATGATTAAGATTATGAGTTTAATGGATTAGAAtaattttcattttgagtaaattgatgtacaattttaaaaaagtgaaaattctataattttaagtttattttcATTGTTAGAGTTCATCACTGTTCTGAAAAGTATATGAATATTGAGTTGAAAATTACACTAAAAGACCATATGTAACTCATAGAGTTGCCTAGTGCAATTAAGGGTCTTTTAGGGTCGCTTAGTGTATTTTAACATAaagaataaaattgaactaaggAATTCTCTAGCTATTTCAAGAAGTGGTGGGAGACGGCTAAAGTGCATGGTTGGTCGGGTTGTCACTTTATGTCTAAGCTTGCAATGGTtcgagataaaataaagaagtgGAGTCGGGAGGTCTTTGAGGCTAGGAAAGTGCAAAAATTTGCGCTCGAAAGAAGGTTGCTTGATTTAGACAGATTAGAGGAGGGGGGATCGTGGAACGACCATTTTTGAAAGGAGCGTTCTAAGGTAAAGGAAGAATGGCAGCAGATTGTCTTTGAGGAGGAA contains the following coding sequences:
- the LOC133792720 gene encoding phenylacetaldehyde reductase, coding for MANEGELVCVTGASGCIGSWLVSLLLDRGYSINAAVKDLKDETETKHLQVLEGAQTRLRLFELDLLDYGSIAAAVHGCSGVFHLASPCIVDEVHEPEKELLDPAIKGTINVLTAAKEAGVGRVVVTSSISAIVPNPNWPSDVVMNEESWTDLDYCKHKKLWYPMSKTLAEKAAWEFAKEKGLDVVVVNPGTVMGPIISPKLNASMIMLLRLLQGCTETYMDFFVGSVHFKDVALAHILVYENKSASGRHLCLEAISHYGDFAAKVAELCPEYKLPSLPRDTQPGVLRAENAAKKLIDLGLQFIPMEQIIKDSVESLKSREFLS